DNA from Daucus carota subsp. sativus chromosome 1, DH1 v3.0, whole genome shotgun sequence:
tctacTTTACCGGTttcaaaaaatagataattttatctcagtttaaaaaatttaattagaaacaagttaaagTGAACTACAAATTTGACACGGAGAAAGTATTTTATAGTTAATGATTACTTTTTCTATGTCGCAATATGTTAAAATTGTCAGacatttttgtatatatttcatGCACATGAACTGGAAAAAGAGAGGGGGAAATTCATATGAAGagaaataataaatgaaatattgGTAAACTTTTGGGCGGAGATATAAATTTTGGTTGGACCATCTGAAGGAGTCGGGGCAGGTCCTTATTTGCCACCGTTGACGCGGaaggaaaataaaagaaaaacgaGAGGagaaataataatgaaataaaaaatgtttGACACAGACAGTTGAATAATTCCAGAAATAAAAAGTTAATGAATGGCCATCTGTTTCATTTGTACATGTCTCTCTTTCACGCCCCGTCTAACTTGTATTTATAATTCACAATGCTCATCACGCACATCATTTTTATAATAACTTACATGTACATCCGACGACGTTTTTTTTTAACGCTATTTTTGTCTTTCCTCGCacatttttatacaaatttatctcAAATCAAATTCTTGAAGGATTAGTATATTTTAACATGTATAGCTATATCACATTTAggtaatttgtcaaaaaaatgcactccaatACTATGCTAGTAattccctaaatcactagcacaacctcAAATCTCCTAGCCATTGCCCATTTTCAAGTAACTCCTGGCcgttacctatttaatatttatgaataaaaaattcacctctctctttctttttttgtcttttttcttcttttccccttctctctcttaaatttattattaaaataattttaggtgaaCAAATATAGAGATTGCTATTGGAGTCGACACTAAAAGTAAATTACCTAAATCCCTATAATATACTgagatcattattttatattattaatattattgataaGTAAGAAGATAAGTATCCTATTAGACTTGCTCTAAATATATCTTCTACTCGAACTCGAGATTAAGGTTGATACTTGATAATTATCGAACTCGAAATTTGGATTTATAATTaccaaaaaattgataaaatggAAAAAAGACGCTACTTTTTCTCTGAAGATTCATCAAGATTTAGAAAGAAACATGTATGCTTGGAATCTTAACAGATTCGGATACGGTTTAATAAATCGAATCGATATTATCATACATCGACAAAAACTCACATGTGATAGATacattttatattcaatttgattttaaaattaattcaaatattaaatttagataaaatCAATACActtacaataataaaaatacatagAAACTCGATTAGATTGATGAAGCCTAAggctaatataaaaaaaataaattaaattcgtTTCTTATCAAATTAGATTAGATTTGAAGAACCGAATTAGTGAGGAAGACCGTAACTCGGTCACGCTCCGACACAGAACGTATATTAATATGTGGAATTGTGGATGTGCATAATTAAATAGTATTTGTGAGTGATGGTTGTTAATTTAATAATGCTAATAACAAGGAAAGGAGTGATATCGATGTGCGGTTTTTGTTTGTATTTCACAAAACCCCActggattttcttgtttattgttatatatgttcATGTGGCCGGCATTGATAATAAATTGGCTTCTGCTAGTGACAAGTAGTTCAAATGTTCAATGTACTGAGCTTAAAGCAGATTTCAAGTAAACCACAAGTCATAATATTTTACAGATTTTTGTCTTTGTTTTGTCTAGCAGTCTGGCATTTGGTTTCACATTATCTGAATAGCTGCTTTTGTAATTATAGAAATTGTAGATTTTTAACCACTTCCGTTTTCAATTGAAACCACACCATCATGAGTTTCCAGATCAAACATCTGGTTGTCCCGTGGACGCCGGGGTTCAACTCTAACTCATCCGAGAAGTATTACAACAGACACTCATTTGTAAAGCATATAAGCCTCAATTGTCAAAAATACAAATCTTAATAGTCTCCTGCAAATCGACATATTTTTACTTGCAGTGAGGAGAAATCTTCAAGCATTACTGGCCGAAAAATACTAATACAAAGACAGAATCACAACATCAAAAGGACAACAAAATTCCCAGTCAGTAACCATCAATTGAGAAAAATGGGCAACAGATAGTCTCGAATAGGGAATAACCATTAGAATGTCCAGGCCCAGAAATTAATCAATCAATGAGTAGTCACTTGATAGTAAGAATAAGAAATATATAAGAGGAAATCATTCACAGTGAAGAAACAGCATATAGCAATTATCGTGCATTTTAAGAAGCTAATTTACTTCATTGATCAAAACATAGTACCAATTTTCTAGTATGTCACAAGAGACCAAGTAAAATACTGGCTTAGAGAAGAAATAAAACAGACGAGACCTTTAGAAATAAGAAATAACATCACTCGTTTAAAACTCTATGAAGTTGGAGTCTCCTCTGCTACAGCTTCAAAAGTCTCACCAGGAACAAGTTCTGGgacttcatcctcatcatcGTCCTCTTGAGCGGCAGCTGCTCCAGCTTCTGCGCCTGGTGCCTGCTTCTGGAACTGTTCAGCAAGCTTTCTCAAGTTGTCCAGATTATCCGGCCCTGGTGAACAGCAATATAAGTGTCATAAATTACAATATATTCATATTTCTACAACTAAATAACACATGGAGTTGAACAAAGAAAAGGGGACTTCATACCCAATTGATTTATAATTCCCGGAAGAATATCTTGTAATTCTGGAAACAAGAGATAAATTATTAATCCGGGCAGTCAAACATGGAAGTTAATCAAGGAAACATGACATGAATTAGTAATGTAATATTGCTCAAAGATCTTGCACAGAACTTAATAATAAGAAATATAAGACCCACAACTGACTACTAGAAGAGAACTATCCTCTAAATACACACTGATAAACGATGTCAGCTGCAGTAGATACAATGTCagcacaaaaatataaatcGGAGATTAAGGAATTACTCTTGGTTTGAGGAGAACCACTGACAACCCATGTGTTGGCAGCAATGGAAGCTTGAACTGAAACAGAAAAGAGAAACTTATAAACTAGATATTCTAGGAAGAAACCAAATCAGCTTAGAGGTACTATCATAATTATAACCTTTAGGATTTATAAACTGGATAACTACGTCATCCTTAAAGATATTGACTTCCTCAATTGCGGGAATTGCATTAACACCTATTCTCTTTAGAGTGCTTTGGAGTCTTTTATCATCAGTGGTGGTTGTCTTATGGACAGCCTTCTTCTTTCTGTGATcgtaaattgatatattttagtgaGTCACAGGCAACACAAAAAGTTTGTATTTATACATACATCAGTctcaaagttaaaaattatatatatcaagtcCAGCTGCATCCCAGGGATAATGTAAtgtactatattattaaaatcataatccTTGTCGCTAGATTTTAGAGTTCAGTTGCACAGAGACAAACCTCCTCATGCTACCTTTTCCACCAGTGCGTACTGCACCAGCCATTTTCATTAGCTTCTCCCTATTCATCTGTGTGAAGCAATAGAAGAATGGATTAGGcaagattattttattttatttatcgaTGAACAGAAGACCTGAAACTATCAGCAAAATAGCCACAACGATAGCAGAGATGGAAATTGAAGGCTTGCATGCATGTTTTTATTCAGTGCAACCATCGTATCAACATAAAtcaaaaaagagagaaaaagagagaCAATAATCAACCTCTTAAAAGTGCTTATTCGTAAAAAGCTCTGATAAAATTGAAAACCAAGCATAAAATAATGGCCCTGTTTGGCAATTAGAGATTAGCGGTTAGTTAGCAGATTGAATTAGTTGTGTTGACTAACTAATCGAAGTAGCtcttttgactagctgattgaattgACTGTTCTGTATGAAATCGTTTGCCAATTAGCTGTTTAATTAGCTTTTTGCATTTTAAGTAGACACATAGCAAACCTCAAATTGAAAAAGCTCCTCCAactagctttttcaaaattagcttctCGAGTCCAAATCGCTATTTCAATATGCAAATTACCAAACACCAATATTACATGAATCACATTGTCAAACCCCTGGTATGGCCCtcaacttttaattttttctcaaaCCTTTAACTTCCGAACAAGGCCAATATAAGTCATAATAAGCTGGGTCTTAGTTAGTTTATAAGCTCTATATCACTTTGGTGAACATTAAATTGTTAACCATGTACAAGTAACTATCTTCTGAATTACTAGATTACAGGAAAAAAAGCCAGGGCAGAAAACAAACTTGAAAAATTTAAGCTAGCACATACGCTAAAAACAAACTATCTGCTCCTGTGGTTTAATTGCAATGATCTGAAGTGAAAGGAAGGCACGGAAAAGAAAGTAGTAGAACTTTCTCTTATGTTCTCAGAAATTTGTACAACAGAAGATGAATGACCTTCTCTCACATATTTCCTAGTTCATAAGAAAATGAAGGCAACTCTTCAACAAATTTCCTACATTAAGCTTATGCCAAATGGAGTACTACAAACCTAATTGGAGGATAGATTGAAAAGGAAAGATAAGAGCAGATATATCAAGGATATGAAAGTAATAATTAACAATACCAAGACAGCACTTATACTCCAAAGCATCTCACTTCTATGATTTCAGTTTGCAGGAGGGGTCATTTTCTCTACTAAAAACCTTGGAAGTTCGGAGTGAAGAAACATCAAACAAGAGCTCCAGTACTCATTCCTTTATTTTTTTCTCAGAAAATAAGAGATATGGGCATACCATTAAGAAATATAGGCAATGTCATAAAACCCCCCAAAAAAATATCAATCACATTCATGTCTTATTTAAAGAGAATTATGAATTTGGAAGATGGAATGAAAATTAATCTATGTTACGAATATTGTTTagaaaatttcattctttctaccattccattccttagaCCCTATACAAGAAATCACACCTCCAATTTGAGAAAAAAAGCCTCATTCTCTCCTATATGCGATtacttctcaaatctcatcattatAACAATTTTACGGTCACtaaattttttccaaaaactTGCCTCCCATctctattattttcatttattttcccaaccaaacacagcaTAAAAGTATATATCACAATATTCTATCCCCCCCTTTCTTTTAGTAAAATCATAGGTGGTAATTTCTGATTAAAAGTGTTACTACTATCTTATCACAGTCTCCTTCCTTAAGAGGTGAGCCCCAGGGGTTTCTGATATCCTTAATACAGCACTAGAAATCCCATCCTCTACCTTAACAGCTAGGAACCAAAAATATATTCTCTACTGCAAGAAACGTTTACAGGAGAACCCCGGGATCCATAAGACCCATATGTACTGCCAATTCATTACCAGCATATATGCCTCATCCTCCCCTCCTCTCAGAACACTATATTTTCCAAAAAACACTTCCATTCCcactataaattttaattttgcagAAAAGGTTCTCACAGTTCTCcacatataaaaaattttgtgccaaaaatttctaaaatttaaataacaaaacaagaaaaagcaaacacctttacaaaacaagaaataaaaatCCAAGCAAACAACAGATCTTATCAAACATTTGAGCTAAACCCCATCTTTCACACATAAAAAGAAAGTCATTTGAACTACAAACACACATACGCATTCACATATATTATCTAATCAAAAACCTTATATTCACTTATTCAAGAACACCCATATACCACATATACAGAGTATgcatacacatatatgtatatttgaagagagagagagagagagagagagagagaccttg
Protein-coding regions in this window:
- the LOC108206634 gene encoding nascent polypeptide-associated complex subunit beta translates to MNREKLMKMAGAVRTGGKGSMRRKKKAVHKTTTTDDKRLQSTLKRIGVNAIPAIEEVNIFKDDVVIQFINPKVQASIAANTWVVSGSPQTKKLQDILPGIINQLGPDNLDNLRKLAEQFQKQAPGAEAGAAAAQEDDDEDEVPELVPGETFEAVAEETPTS